In Strix uralensis isolate ZFMK-TIS-50842 chromosome 10, bStrUra1, whole genome shotgun sequence, a single window of DNA contains:
- the ASPN gene encoding asporin, with product MKEYTLLLFLALCSAKPLIGPSYFTLKNMMLQDMEDDDDDDDDNSLFPTTEPIIPLIPFDLFPICPFGCQCYVRVVHCSDLGLTSIPRNIPPDTRMIDLQNNKIKEVKENDLQGLTSLYALALNNNKISKIHPKAFQPTKKLRRLYLSHNQLTEIPINLPKTLAELRIHANKVKKINKDIFKGMKSLHVLEMSANPLNNDGIEPGAFEGVNIYHIRIAEAKLTSIPKELPSSLLELHLDDNKITAIEVEDFNRYKNLQRLGLGNNKIKDVENGSFANIPSIREIHLEKNKLKKVPPGLPELKYLQVVFLHSNHIAKLGVNDFCPTGRRKKKALYSGISLFNNPVKYWEVQPSTFRCILARNSVQLGNFLK from the exons ATGAAAGAATACACACTCCTTCTCTTCTTGGCTTTGTGCTCTGCCAAACCTCTCATTGGTCCTTCATATTTTACACTAAAGAATATGATGCTTCAAGATatggaagatgatgatgatgatgatgacgacaATTCTCTATTTCCAACCACTGAACCAATTATACCACTAATTCCTTTTGATCTCTTCCCAATATGTCCCTTTGGATGCCAGTGCTATGTGAGAGTCGTCCATTGCTCTGATCTAG GTTTGACATCAATACCTCGCAACATTCCACCAGATACTCGTATGATTGAccttcaaaacaacaaaattaaagaGGTCAAGGAAAATGATCTTCAAGGACTCACATCGCTTTAT GCACTGGCTTTGAACAACAATAAAATATCCAAGATCCATCCAAAAGCCTTTCAACCAACAAAGAAGCTACGACGACTGTATTTGTCCCACAACCAGCTAACTGAGATTCCAATAAATCTACCAAAAACTTTAGCAGAGCTCAGAATTCATGCTAATAAGGTTAAGAAAATCAACAAGGACATATTTAAAGGAATGAAGTCTCTACATGTTTTAG AAATGAGTGCAAATCCTCTTAACAATGATGGAATAGAGCCAGGGGCTTTCGAAGGAGTAAATATCTACCATATAAGAATTGCAGAAGCTAAATTAACTTCAATTCCTAAAG AATTGCCCTCCAGTCTACTAGAACTTCATTTAGATGACAACAAGATCACAGCAATCGAAGTTGAAGATTTTAACCGATATAAAAATCTTCAAAG GCTAGGCCTTGGGAATAATAAAATCAAAGATGTGGAAAATGGAAGTTTTGCCAACATACCAAGCATACGTGAAATccatcttgaaaaaaataagctCAAGAAAGTTCCTCCTGGATTACCCGAACTGAAATATCTGCAG GTAGTCTTCCTTCATTCTAATCATATTGCAAAACTGGGAGTGAATGATTTCTGTccaacaggaagaagaaagaagaaagcattatACAGTGGCATAAGCCTCTTCAATAATCCTGTAAAGTACTGGGAGGTTCAGCCTTCAACTTTCCGTTGCATTTTAGCCAGAAACAGTGTGCAACTTGGAAATTTCCTGAAGTGA